The Planctomycetota bacterium DNA window CAACGCCGACGACCCGGGCGAACACCGTCCGGGACTCCGCGCCGCGGCGGAACTGGGCGTCCGAAGCCCGCTCAAGGAAGCAGGCTTCACGAAAGCCGACGTCCGCGAACTGTCGAGGCAACTCGGCCTGCCGACCTGGAACCGTCCGGCGATGGCCTGTCTGGCGAGCCGATTCCCCTACGGCGACGAGATAACGCCCGAGGCCCTGGAGCGCGTCGCCGCCGCCGAGAGGATCCTTCGGGAACTCCGGTTCGACGGCTGCCGCGTGCGCGACCACGGCTCGGTCGCGCGGATCGAGGTCTCCCCGGCCGACATCGCCCGCCTCGTCGGCCACCGCGAACGCATCGTCCGGGAACTGAAGGCCCTCGGCTACACGTACGTGGCGATCGACCTGGAAGGCTACCGCCCCGGCGCGATGGACGAGACCTTGCCCAACGCGGAACGCGGAATGCGGAATTCGGAATGAAAGGCGGAAGGCGAAGCGGCGCGGAGTTGTCTTGTTCGCCGGCCCGCTTGCCGTCAGGCCACGGCACGCCTGCCGTGCCAGGGCGGGCCGTGGGCCGGAAACATGCTTTCGCAAGCGAAAGCATGGCACCCCTGGCGGCGGCGGCTTCAAGGTTGACGCTCCGCTAGTCTAATAGTAGGATAGTGCTATTCGGAGGGAAGGCTTTGCCCGTCGCAAGCCTGCTGCAAGACAAGCGTGAGCAGATTCTGTCGTTGGCGGCCCGCCACGGGGCCCGGAACGTGCGCATCTTCGGCTCAGCCGCGCGCGGCGATACCGGACCGGACAGCCTGGACCTCGGCGGCCTGCTGATGGACCTGCGCGAACTGTTCGGCCGGGACGTAGACGTCGTGACCGAGCCGAGCCTCCACTGGTACATCCGCGACCGCATCCTGCGCGAGGCCGTGCCCCTATGATCGATGACTGGCCCTGCCCGCGCCGCCTTTGCGATACTTGAGCCACAAGTAGTTGTCGAGGAAGACACGGGCCGGAAGTCCTTTGCGTGGTGCCAAGTCCTTTGCGTAGTCCTGGAACTTCCGGCTTGTTTCCCCATCCTCGTCCAATCCGATCAGGCCCGGCCACGGCGGCAGTTTCAGTTTCCTTTTCCTCGCGTCCTTCCCGAGTTCGCGGGCAACCCTGCTATCCAGCGGGATCTCCATCTGCTTCTGGAACCGCGCGAGGCGAAACCTCCTGGAGAGGTATGTGTTGTAGAGGCACTGCCGCATGAAAAGGTTCATTGACTTGCGTGCAAGACCCCATCGTTTGTTGCGGCCGCGCAACTTCCTCTGGAGGTCTCGGGTTTTCGCGTCAAGCCAACGGACATACTCGGCGCCATTCATGCCCACCAGCCTGCCCAGTCGAAGCCGCCCGAGGTACGCGTGAATCTTCTTGAGCGTGCCTTTGCGTAGACCGCGCACGGTGCTCACGGTCACAGCCTGGATGGCCATGAACTCCTGGACCGCAGAGAGAAACTCCTTGTTGGACATGAGGCTTGCCATGGCGAGCGTCCTCCCTTCGGTTTTCGCGCGGCGGGTGCGGAGACCCGCCGCGCGGCAAGTTGGCAAGACCTACCAGATAGCGATTAGTTCGTCCCGCCCAGGTCCACCTTCGGCGCCTCGCGCTCGACGGCCGACTCGATCTCGAAGAACTCGGCCCTTTCGAAGTGGAACATGGAGGCCAGGATGTTCGTCGGGAACATTTCGCAGCGGTTGTTGAACTCGCGGACGTTGCCGTTATAGAGCCGCCGCGAGGCCTGGATCCGGTCCTCCGTCTCGGCCAGTTGTTTCTGGAGGGCCAGAAAGTTCTGGCTCGCCTTCAGATCGGGATACGCCTCGACGACGGCGAACAGTTGCTTCAGCGCGCCGACCAGCAGGTTCTCGTCCGCGGCCTGCTCGGCCGGCGAACCGGTCGAGGCCACCGCGCGCGAGCGCGCCTCGACGACCCGCTCGAAGACCTCGCGCTCGTGCTTCGCGTAGCCCTTGACGGTCTCGACGAGATTCGGAATAAGGTCGTACCGGCGCTTGAGTTCCGTGTCGATCCCCGCCCACGACTCTTTCACGTGGTTCCGGCCGCGCACGAGGCTGTTGTACATGCCGATGATCACCAGCGCCACCACGAGGGCGAGAATCGCCGCCGGAATCAGGCAGCACGGCAGCCCGGCGACCACCTCTTTCTGGGCCAGAATTGCTGCGGCCGATGCGATGCTTGAAATCATGCCTCGTCTCCCGCCGGTTGTCCGATGCCTCGCGCGCTGCGCACGTAGTCGGGAATGCTGGCGACGATCTCGCGGCCGACCTCGAGCAGCCGGCGCACGTTCGCCGCGTCACCCTGGCTCTCGAAGAGGACCATCAGAGGGCCTTGCATCTCCAGGTTCGGCACGCTGCCGCACCCCAGCAAGTAGTCAATCAGCCTCGCGTGAAGAATGTCGTACGCAAAGCGCCGGTCGTCGCACGCAACATGGTACCGCCGGCTGAACTCGTCGCTCTCGAAATCAATGTCCTCGTAGCCGACCCACGACGCGACGCGGTCGAACAGGTTCTCCGACCGCATCCGAAGCCCTGCGGCCAGGATCGGCAGGCCCATCACGAGCGCCTGGCACGAGTGCGTCGACTGATTCTTTCCGCTGCCGGTCGTATATTGATAGTCGAAGGCGACGACGGCCCGGCCGTCCACATCGCCGCAGATAACGTTCGACGCCCTCCGGCTGTGGCCGCGGCCGAAAAGTTCGAACATCGCGTACTTGTCCTCCAGGTCCCAGGGGTCGTCCGGGTAATACTCGAAGCCGAGTTCGGCGGCCAGGCGGGCCATCGCCTCGCGCCGCTTGCGCGCTTTCAGGATGCCGAAAACAATCAGCGCCACCGCCAGCGCGATGAACGCCGGAACGACGATGCACGGGATCACGTCCATCCGACGGCTCCGAACAGACAAGTGGATTATACGGGTCCCCGCCTCGCCCGTCTAACGCTACCTTGTCATTCTGGCCCCTGGTGCGCGCCCGCCAAGGCGGGCGGCTAAATGTGAACGGCCCACGCCGCCCCCCTTGATTCCCGCAGGCTTGCTGGATACCATACGCCTGTCATGAGCGACCCATTCGCCCCGATTCCCGAGATTCTGGACGACCTCCGGGCCGGCCGCCTGATCGTCCTCGTGGACGACGAGCAGCGCGAGAACGAGGGGGACCTCGTCTGCGCCGCCGAAAAGGCGACCCCGGACATCATCAACTTCATGGCGGCCCACGGCCGGGGGCTCATCTGCCTGCCCATGGCTCCGGAACGGATTGACCGGCTCGGTTTGCCGCCGCAGACGCTGGACAACACGAGCGCGTTCGGGACCGCCTTCACCGTCTCGGTGGATGCGCGGACGGGCGTCACGACGGGCATCAGCGCCGCCGACCGCGCCCGCACGATCCAGGTGGCCGTCGCCGACGACGTGCGGCCCGAAGACCTGGCCCGTCCGGGCCACGTGTTTCCGATTCGCGCCCGACAAGGCGGCGTCCTCGTGCGAGCCGGCCAGACCGAGGGCGCGGTGGACCTGGCGCGCCTGGCGGGCCTGAAACCGGCCGGTGTCATCTGCGAAATCATGAAGGCGGACGGCACGATGGCCCGCGTGCCGGACCTCATCGGTTTTTGCCGCGAGCACGGCTTGAAGATGTGCTCGGTGGCCCAGACAATCGAGTTTCGCCGCAAACAAGAGCACCTCGTCCGCAAGACGGCCGAGGCCCGCCTGCCGACGCGGCACGGCGTCTTCGATCTCCACGTGTACGAGGCCCAGGTGGACCCCTACCCGCACGTGGCGTTGACGCTGGGCGGCATCGGCGTCGCCGGCCCGGACGGCAAGATTCCGGTCCAGACCGATCCGGTCCTCGTCCGCATCCACTCGGAATGCCTGACCGGCGACGTGTTCCGGAGCCTGGCGTGCGACTGCGGCCAGCAGTTGGACCTGGCGATGGCGCGCGTCGCCCAGGAAGGGCGCGGCGCCATCGTGTACATGCGACAGGAGGGCCGCGGCATCGGCCTCGTGAACAAGATCCGCGCCTATCGGCTCCAGCAGGAGGAAGGCCTCGACACGGTCGAGGCGAACGAGCGTCTCGGCTTCGAGCCGGACCTCCGGGAATACGGCATCGGGGCCCAGATCATGGTGGACCTGGGGATACGCCAGGTCCGACTGATGACGAACAACCCGCGCAAGGTCGTCGCCCTCGAAGGCTACGGCCTGAAAATTGTCGAGCGCGTGCCGCTCGTGGTCGAACCGAACGAACTCAACGCGCGCTACCTCGACACCAAGCGCCGCAAATTGGGCCACATACTGGACGAGCCGTCCGACTAGAGCCTCTTCTCTGACACCTCCGGAGCCTGTGCCCGTGTCATGCGCCCAGCCGGCGCAGCCCGGTTTCCGAACCCGCGCTCCGACCGGTGAACGTCCGATGGCCTAACTCAGGACTTCCTCGACGGTTTTGGGGCTGATGAGGCCGCGGAGTTTCCCCAGCGCGCGGCCCTCGATCTGGCGGATGCGTTCCTTGGTGACGCCGAAGTGCCGGCCCACTTCCTCGAGGGTCTGCGGGCCGGGCGTGTCGCCCAGGCCGAAGCGGCGCATCACGATCTCTCGCTCGCGCGGGGCCAGTTGGTCGAGCACCCGCTCGACGGACTGGCGGACGGAGATGTCGGCCTCCTGGTACGGCTCTTCGCCCTCGAAGCGGAGGTCCCGGCTCGTTTCCAGGAGTTCCTCGCGGCCGGTCTGAAAGCGTTCGCGGCGGACGCCGGCCTTCGGCACGCTGCGGGCGAAGTTCTTCATGATCGCCCACGAGGCATAGGTCGAGAACTTGAAACCCCGCGTGTAGTCGAACTTGTCGACCGCGCGGATGAGGCTCATGTTCCCGTCGGAGATGAGTTCGAAGAAGTTCGTCTGAAGCCCCACGTGCCGCTTCGCAATGTTCACCACCAGCCGAAGGTTCGCCTGGATGATGCAGTTCTTCGCGCGGTGCGCCTCGTCCAGCAGGCGCTCAACCTGTTCGATGTCGGCCACCTTGGGCGAAAGCGTGCCCTCGAGCCTCTCGCGCAATTTGGCGGCCTTGAACTTCAGGTAGTTGTAGCGGCGGAAGAGGTCCCGCTCCTCCTCCCTCGACAGAAGGGCCGTCTTATAGAGGCTCTTCAGATAGATCGGCAGGCCTTTCGGGGGCGAGGGCCGGCGTTTCCCCTCCGCCGCCTCCGCCTCGGCCGCGCCGCCCAGGATCAGGGCATCCGCGTCCGGGCGTTCAAACTCCGGGCTCGGCATGAACTCGATCGGTTCCCGGAGGATCTCGCGGGCCCGCTCTTCCGTGATGATCCGGTAGATGCTGGACCGGGTGCGGCAGAAGCGCCTCGCCAGGCCATGCACGCTCACGCCGCGCTGGTACGCCTGGTAAATCAGGCGCCGGTCGTAGGCCCGCAGCGGCTCCCCGACCTCCGGGAACAGTTTTTTGTACGGGTGCTGGCGGTCGTACTCCTTGATGGTCTGGCGGACGGTTTCGACGGCCCGGCCGAGTTTCCGCGCCACGCGCTTGGAAACCTCGAACAGGCAGCAGTGGCAGAAGAGGCTCAGCCGCCGCGCACGCCGAATGATTTCCCGCCGCTCGTCCGGCAAAACCCGGCTGAACTTGGCGCCCGCCTCCACCTGCTCGTGGTGCCGCGACGCAAATCGCTCGACGCTCGACTGGAGAAACCCCACGCGCATCCGGCCGTCCGGCCAGACGAACTTCCGCGACACCAGGCCCCCGCGCCGCCACCGTTGGATGGTCTTCTCCGAGACGTTGAAATGCTTCGCCGACTCGGCGATCAGAAGCACCGGCTCTCCGACCTCGGACACCCGAATCTCGAGCGTCGCCGACAATTGCTCCACGAGGCGCACGAGGTCTTCGCGCAAGGTTTTTCCCGGAAGATTGCCGATCACCTTACCGCGCGGGCGGTAACCCGTGATTTGATAGCAGACGAACTCGTAGGGGTATGTTCGGCCGGGTTCCACCAAACAGGCCAGACGCTCCGCCCGATTGACCTGCTCTAGACGGACAGCGACGGGGGAAAAAGCGAGTTGTCTCCCGAGATCGGCTATTTCGGCGTGGTGGAACCTAGCCATGGGTCACCTCGCCACCCTATGTCCAGCCCCTAACAGTATAATACAGCGCCCGAGGGGGCCTGTCAAATGAAATCCGGCGGCGTCTTGCTCTCCAGGTGTCCAGCAATTTGCCTCCTTGGCAAGGGGCCACCTGGAACCATTCCGGCCTCTTCTATCTCCCTTTTCGGCAACCTGGGCGCCCGAAATGCAGAAATCGGCCCTTGGGTCTGATAATCTGGACGTCTGAAGGACGATTCGGAGAGCCGCCAGCGTCCGGAAAGGCCGGTCGGCCTCGCGCCGGCCACCTGCCGGCAGCGACCCCTTCCAACACCCTCCAGGAGGTCAGGCAGAAGTGTTCAGGTGCCGCTCAAGCACCCCCACAACCATATTCATGCCGCTCGGCCGTTGACCAGGGTCTTTCTCCAGGCACCGCATTACAAGGTGGGCCACTTCCTGGGGCACATTGGGCGCCCGGCGGTCCAGGGACACTGGGTGGACGTTGAGGATCTTGTTCAGAACCTGGTGGTGTTCGGGACTCTCAAAAGGCCACTGTCCAGCGAACAACTCGTATGCCACGACCCCCCAGGCAAAAATATCAATCCGGTGATCGCACGGTTCGCAACGAAGCAATTCAGGGGCCAGAATCTCCGCCGTGCCTACGCGACTCCGCACGACGGGCAAATCCAGCAAGGGCAACGCCAGGCCGAAATCAATCAACTTGACCCGATCATCATTCGTGACGAACAGGTTCTTCGCACAGAAGTCGTGGTGTACAAAGCGCTTAGCGTGCACATGGGCCAGCCCCGACGCCGCCTGATGCAGGTACGAGAGCCGCTTGCCGTTCAGCCTCCGACTCTTGCCGGACATCAGGCTGGCCAGCGTCACGCCTTCCAGGTATTCCATAACCACATAGTCGTTTCCGGCCAGGTTGCCATGATCCAGACACTTGATGACGTTGGGGTGGTCGAAGGCGCAGGCAATCTGACCTTCCGTAAAATCCCGGTGCCGGGATTCCAGGCGTTCGACGGCTTTCCTGGCCCCGGGCTTATGAATCTTGATGGCAACCAACTGGCGGGTCTTGCGGTCCCGGCCCTTGAAAACGGTGGACATGCTCCCCTGGCGGATTACACCCAGCGCCGTATAGCCGACCAATTCAGCCGCTTGGCCGCCACGGAGCCTTTGGAAAAATTTCCTCAGCACCGCCCTGCTCCAACCTGTGAGTTTTCGGGATAAGGAACATGATCGCTAATAAAGCCAAGGGATTATAGCACATCGTCGGCGGGCGCGCCAAGAAGAAATCTCGGCCTGGAACGGTTTTTTCTTCCCCTCTCGCCCCGCGCCGATGACCTCCTGGACCACGGTCCTCCCGACGGGGACAACACGCGCCTGCGAAGGGTCTGCGAAGTGGATCGCCGGGGCCGCCTGCGGCCGGTCCGCCGGCTATATCCAGCAATAGTCAATCAGTGCGGCTATTTCGCTCCGGAGGTCTCGGCGGTGGGTGATGCGGTCCACGAAGCCGTGTTCCAGCATGAACTCCGCGGTTTGAAACCCCTCCGGGAGTTCCTGCCGGATGGTCTGGTAAATGACGCGAGGTCCCGTAAAACCGATCATGGCGCCCGGTTCGGCGATGATGAGGTCGCCCAGGAAGGCGAAACTGGCCGCGACCCCGGCGGTCGTCGGGTTCGTCATCACGCTGATGTACAGCCCCCCTGCCCGGTCAAGCCGGCCCACCGCTGCGCTCGTCTTCGCCATCTGCGCCAGGCTCAGGACACTCTCCTGCATCCGGGCGCCGCCCGAGGCGCTGCAAATGACGAGCGGGACGGCCAGTTCGGTCGCCTTTTCGGCCGCCGTCGCGATCTTCTCGCCGACCACCGACCCCATCGATCCCATGATGAAATTCGGGTCGAGCGCGCCGAGCACCACGGGCCGCCCCTTGATGTACGCCCGCCCGACGATGGCGGCGTCGTAGAGGTTCGTCTCCCGCCGCGCCTCCGCCAAGCGTTCCCCATACGTCTTGCGGTCCTTAAACCCAAGCGGATCGGGCGACACGAGGTTGGGCAGGTACTCCTCGAAACTGTCGGCGTCGGCCAGCAGCGCGATCCGCTGCCGCGCCCCGATCTTGAAATGGTACTGGCATTCCGGACAGACGTGCAGATTCTCTTCGACCCGCTTGCGATAGACCATCTCCTCGCAGCCGGGGCACCGCAGCCAAAGGCCTTCCGGTATGTCTTTCTTTTTAGCCCGGCCTTTGATGGCCATTTCACGCCTCGTCCCTGGGGCCCGCTGGCCGTGCGCCCGCGTCGGCGGCGCTTCGCAGGTCGGCGATGGCCCGCGCGTAGTCGCGGTCCGGCGCGCCGAAGACGGCCGTCCCAGCGACGAACACGTCGGCCCCCGCCTTTGCCGCCTCGCCGATGGTCTCGGGATTGATGCCGCCGTCCACCTCCAGCCGCTGGTTCGGCTCCAACCACCCGCGGACCTCGCGGATCGTCGGCAGGACCTCGGGCATAAACTCCTGCCCGCCGAAGCCCGCGTAGATGGTCATCAGCAGGACCATTTCGACGTGCGGCACGGCGAGCCGGAGGCGGTCCTGCGGCCCGTCGGGGTTGATCGTGATGCCCGCCGAGCAGCCGAGTTCGTGAATCCGGTCGGCCAGCGCTTGCGGCTCGGCGACGACTTCGGCGTGGAAGGTGATGTTATCGGCGCCCGCCTCGGCAAACGCCTGGAGGTACCGCGCGGGCTCCGCAATCATCAGGTGCACGTCGAGCAGCAGGTCCGTGACAGCCCGCACTTTCTCCACAACCACCGGCCCGATCGTCAGGTTCGGCACGAAATGACCGTCCATCACGTCCACGTGCAACAGGTCGGCCCCGGCCTCCTCGACGCGCGCGATCTCCTCGGCCAGGCGGGCGAAATCCGAGGCCAGGAGGCTCGGTGCGATGGCCGGACGACCCAACTTCGCGAGCCGACGTCTCAAGGCCCCGCTCCTTTTTATTCATTACGCGTCGTCGATGATCTCAATCGTGGCGAACGGCTTGCCTTCGAGGAACTCCAGGCTCGCCCCGCCACCCGTCGAAATGTGGGTCATTTCCTCAACTAGGCCGAACTTCTCGACGGCCGCGCCCGTATCCCCGCCGCCCACGATCGCCGTGCCGTGTTCGTCCACCTGGGCCAGGGCCTCGCAAATCGCCCGGCTCCCCTCCGCAAACGGCGCCATCTCGAAGATGCCCATGGGCCCGTTCCAGATCACCGTCTTGGC harbors:
- the larE gene encoding ATP-dependent sacrificial sulfur transferase LarE; protein product: MTDDAGLQAKRVSMETILRDLGSAAVAFSGGVDSTLLLAEACRVLGTGKVLAVTADSETYVAEERDRARDIARHLGIEHVIIETRELDIPHFRHNPPNRCYYCKRELFSTVRRLADERGLAAVCDGANADDPGEHRPGLRAAAELGVRSPLKEAGFTKADVRELSRQLGLPTWNRPAMACLASRFPYGDEITPEALERVAAAERILRELRFDGCRVRDHGSVARIEVSPADIARLVGHRERIVRELKALGYTYVAIDLEGYRPGAMDETLPNAERGMRNSE
- a CDS encoding LemA family protein, which codes for MISSIASAAAILAQKEVVAGLPCCLIPAAILALVVALVIIGMYNSLVRGRNHVKESWAGIDTELKRRYDLIPNLVETVKGYAKHEREVFERVVEARSRAVASTGSPAEQAADENLLVGALKQLFAVVEAYPDLKASQNFLALQKQLAETEDRIQASRRLYNGNVREFNNRCEMFPTNILASMFHFERAEFFEIESAVEREAPKVDLGGTN
- a CDS encoding bifunctional 3,4-dihydroxy-2-butanone-4-phosphate synthase/GTP cyclohydrolase II, translated to MSDPFAPIPEILDDLRAGRLIVLVDDEQRENEGDLVCAAEKATPDIINFMAAHGRGLICLPMAPERIDRLGLPPQTLDNTSAFGTAFTVSVDARTGVTTGISAADRARTIQVAVADDVRPEDLARPGHVFPIRARQGGVLVRAGQTEGAVDLARLAGLKPAGVICEIMKADGTMARVPDLIGFCREHGLKMCSVAQTIEFRRKQEHLVRKTAEARLPTRHGVFDLHVYEAQVDPYPHVALTLGGIGVAGPDGKIPVQTDPVLVRIHSECLTGDVFRSLACDCGQQLDLAMARVAQEGRGAIVYMRQEGRGIGLVNKIRAYRLQQEEGLDTVEANERLGFEPDLREYGIGAQIMVDLGIRQVRLMTNNPRKVVALEGYGLKIVERVPLVVEPNELNARYLDTKRRKLGHILDEPSD
- a CDS encoding sigma-70 family RNA polymerase sigma factor, with the protein product MARFHHAEIADLGRQLAFSPVAVRLEQVNRAERLACLVEPGRTYPYEFVCYQITGYRPRGKVIGNLPGKTLREDLVRLVEQLSATLEIRVSEVGEPVLLIAESAKHFNVSEKTIQRWRRGGLVSRKFVWPDGRMRVGFLQSSVERFASRHHEQVEAGAKFSRVLPDERREIIRRARRLSLFCHCCLFEVSKRVARKLGRAVETVRQTIKEYDRQHPYKKLFPEVGEPLRAYDRRLIYQAYQRGVSVHGLARRFCRTRSSIYRIITEERAREILREPIEFMPSPEFERPDADALILGGAAEAEAAEGKRRPSPPKGLPIYLKSLYKTALLSREEERDLFRRYNYLKFKAAKLRERLEGTLSPKVADIEQVERLLDEAHRAKNCIIQANLRLVVNIAKRHVGLQTNFFELISDGNMSLIRAVDKFDYTRGFKFSTYASWAIMKNFARSVPKAGVRRERFQTGREELLETSRDLRFEGEEPYQEADISVRQSVERVLDQLAPREREIVMRRFGLGDTPGPQTLEEVGRHFGVTKERIRQIEGRALGKLRGLISPKTVEEVLS
- a CDS encoding serine/threonine-protein kinase → MLRKFFQRLRGGQAAELVGYTALGVIRQGSMSTVFKGRDRKTRQLVAIKIHKPGARKAVERLESRHRDFTEGQIACAFDHPNVIKCLDHGNLAGNDYVVMEYLEGVTLASLMSGKSRRLNGKRLSYLHQAASGLAHVHAKRFVHHDFCAKNLFVTNDDRVKLIDFGLALPLLDLPVVRSRVGTAEILAPELLRCEPCDHRIDIFAWGVVAYELFAGQWPFESPEHHQVLNKILNVHPVSLDRRAPNVPQEVAHLVMRCLEKDPGQRPSGMNMVVGVLERHLNTSA
- the accD gene encoding acetyl-CoA carboxylase, carboxyltransferase subunit beta, with translation MAIKGRAKKKDIPEGLWLRCPGCEEMVYRKRVEENLHVCPECQYHFKIGARQRIALLADADSFEEYLPNLVSPDPLGFKDRKTYGERLAEARRETNLYDAAIVGRAYIKGRPVVLGALDPNFIMGSMGSVVGEKIATAAEKATELAVPLVICSASGGARMQESVLSLAQMAKTSAAVGRLDRAGGLYISVMTNPTTAGVAASFAFLGDLIIAEPGAMIGFTGPRVIYQTIRQELPEGFQTAEFMLEHGFVDRITHRRDLRSEIAALIDYCWI
- the rpe gene encoding ribulose-phosphate 3-epimerase; this translates as MRRRLAKLGRPAIAPSLLASDFARLAEEIARVEEAGADLLHVDVMDGHFVPNLTIGPVVVEKVRAVTDLLLDVHLMIAEPARYLQAFAEAGADNITFHAEVVAEPQALADRIHELGCSAGITINPDGPQDRLRLAVPHVEMVLLMTIYAGFGGQEFMPEVLPTIREVRGWLEPNQRLEVDGGINPETIGEAAKAGADVFVAGTAVFGAPDRDYARAIADLRSAADAGARPAGPRDEA